The genomic stretch AGGGTGACCTCGGGGCAGCCGATCTTGGTGCCGGAGATGTCGAGGGCGACCCGGTGGTGGCAGGCGAGGGCCAGTTCGAAGCCGCCGCCCAGGGCGGCGCCGTTGATCGCGGCGACGACCGGCTTGCCGAGGGTCTCGATGCGGCGCAGGTTCCGCTTGATGGCGAGGCCGCCGTCGAAGAGGTCCTGGGCGGTCTCCGGGGTGACCCGGATCAGGTCGCGCAGGTCGCCGCCCGCGAAGAAGGTCTTCTTGGCGGAGGTGAAGATGATGCCGCGGATCGAGTCCCGCTCGGCCTCGAGCCGGTCGGTGATCGCGGCGAGGGAGTCACGGAACGCCTGGTTCATGGTGTTCGCGGACTGGTTCGGGTCGTCCAGGACGAGGGTGACGACACCCGTGTCGTCCTGCTCCCAGCGGATGGTGGTGCTCTCGGTCATGACAGTCGTCTCCGTTGAGGTCTGGTGATTCCGCGGGGAGTTCAGATGCGCTCGACGACGGTGGCGATGCCCATGCCGCCGCCGACGCAGAGGGTGGCGAGGCCGTAGCGCTTGTCCTGGCGCTCGAGTTCGTCGATGAGCGAGCCGAGGATCATCGCGCCGGTCGCGCCGAGCGGGTGGCCGAGGGCGATGGCGCCGCCGTTGACGTTGACCTTGTCGAGGCTGAGGCCCATGTCCTTGACGAAGCGCAGGACGACCGCGGCGAACGCCTCGTTGATCTCGACCAGGTCGATGTCGTCGATGGTGAGGCCGGCCTTCGCCAGGGCCTTGCGGGTGGCGGGGGCGGGCCCGGTGAGCATGATGGTCGGCTCGGAGCCGGAGACGGCCGCGGAGACGATCCGCGCGCGCGGGGTGAGGCCGTAGCGCTCGCCGACCTCCTTGGAGCCGATCGCGACGAGCGAGGCGCCGTCCACGATGCCGGAGGAGTTGCCCGCGTGGTGGACGTGGTCGATCTTCTCCACCCAGTGGTACTTCTGCAGGGCGACGGCGTCGAAGCCGCCCAGCTCGCCGATGTCGGCGAACGACGGCTTGAGCTTCGCGAGGGAGTCGGCGGTGGTGCCGGGGCGCAGGTGCTCGTCGTGGTCGAGGACGACGAGGCCGCTGCGGTCCTTCACGGGGACGACCGAGCGCTCGAAGCGGCCCTCCTTCCAGGCCGTGGCCGCACGCTCCTGTGACAGGGCCGCGTACTCGTCGACGTCCCGCCGGGAGAGGCCCTCGATCGTGGCGATCAGGTCGGCGCCGATGCCCTGCGGCACGAAGTTCACGGCGAGGTTGGTCATCGGGTCGTTGAACCAGGCGCCCCCGTCGGAGGCCATCGGGACCCGGGACATGGACTCCACGCCGCCCGCGAGGACCAGGTCCTCCCAGCCCGAACGGACCTTGGCCGCGGCCAGGTTGACGGCTTCCAGGCCCGACGCACAGAAGCGGTTCTCCTGCACGCCCGCGACCGTGTCCGGCAGTCCGGCGGCGATCGCGGCGATCCGGGCGATGTCGGAGCCCTGGTCGCCGACCGGTCCGACGACACCGAGCACGATGTCGTCGACGGCGGCCGGGTCGAGGCCGGGGAAGCGGTCGCGGATCTCGTGGATGAGACCGACGACCAGGTCGATGGGCTTGGTGCCGTGCAGGGCGCCGTTCGCCTTGCCGCGGCCGCGCGGGGTGCGGATCGCGTCGTACACGTACGCTTCGGTGCTCACTGGTGTGCCTTTCGGGAGGGTGGGCCGAGCGGGGTGGGCGGGGTCAGTCGGCGTCGGTGACCGCGTCGTTCACGGGTGCGGGTATCCCCCAGTCGCGTGCCACCGTCTCCGTGTCCGCGCCCGGCAGGGCCGGGCCGGTGCGGACGGCGGTGGGGGTCGCGGAGAACCGGGGCGCGGGAGCCGGCTGGGTGATGCCCGCGTGTTCGGTGAAGGTGCCGCGGGCGGCGAGATGCGGGTGCTGCGGGGCCTCGCGCAGGGACAGCACGGGGGCCACACAGGCGTCGGTTCCCTCGAAGAGGGCCGTCCACTCGTCGCGGGTGCGGGATTTGAAGCGGGCGGCGACGCGCTCGCGCAGCTCGCCCCAGCGGGTCCAGTCCTTGCGGGCCGGCGCCAGGTCGTCCAGG from Streptomyces roseochromogenus subsp. oscitans DS 12.976 encodes the following:
- a CDS encoding acetyl-CoA C-acetyltransferase, which encodes MSTEAYVYDAIRTPRGRGKANGALHGTKPIDLVVGLIHEIRDRFPGLDPAAVDDIVLGVVGPVGDQGSDIARIAAIAAGLPDTVAGVQENRFCASGLEAVNLAAAKVRSGWEDLVLAGGVESMSRVPMASDGGAWFNDPMTNLAVNFVPQGIGADLIATIEGLSRRDVDEYAALSQERAATAWKEGRFERSVVPVKDRSGLVVLDHDEHLRPGTTADSLAKLKPSFADIGELGGFDAVALQKYHWVEKIDHVHHAGNSSGIVDGASLVAIGSKEVGERYGLTPRARIVSAAVSGSEPTIMLTGPAPATRKALAKAGLTIDDIDLVEINEAFAAVVLRFVKDMGLSLDKVNVNGGAIALGHPLGATGAMILGSLIDELERQDKRYGLATLCVGGGMGIATVVERI